A genomic region of Chitinophagaceae bacterium contains the following coding sequences:
- the msrA gene encoding peptide-methionine (S)-S-oxide reductase gives MVNIRMNYLNKLFLCSVLFLMTGFLISCHSQKSDFVTNNFNLIEMEGMNENFEEATFGAGCFWCVEAIFNDLKGVKKVMSGYSNGKTDNPTYEEVCSGVTGHAEVVRIVFDPQQIDFETLLKVFWHVHDPTTLNRQGNDIGTQYRSGVYYHSEKQKEIAQKSKDETNASGLWPKPIVTEITEIKSFFPAEDYHQNFFANNPGQPYCAAVVAPKVNKFRQNFKHLLKSEM, from the coding sequence ATGGTAAATATCCGTATGAATTACCTGAATAAACTTTTTTTATGCTCTGTTTTGTTTTTAATGACAGGATTCCTTATATCTTGTCATTCTCAAAAATCGGATTTTGTAACGAATAATTTTAATTTAATTGAAATGGAAGGAATGAATGAGAATTTCGAAGAAGCTACATTTGGCGCGGGCTGTTTTTGGTGTGTAGAAGCGATTTTTAATGATTTAAAAGGGGTTAAGAAAGTGATGAGTGGCTACTCTAACGGAAAAACGGATAATCCCACTTATGAAGAAGTTTGCAGTGGCGTCACCGGCCATGCAGAAGTGGTAAGAATTGTTTTTGACCCTCAGCAGATTGATTTTGAAACACTGCTTAAAGTATTCTGGCATGTGCATGATCCGACAACACTAAATCGTCAGGGGAATGATATTGGCACTCAATACAGATCGGGTGTTTATTATCATTCTGAAAAGCAAAAAGAAATTGCTCAAAAATCAAAGGATGAAACGAATGCTTCCGGACTGTGGCCTAAGCCTATAGTTACAGAAATAACGGAAATTAAAAGTTTTTTCCCGGCAGAAGATTATCATCAGAACTTTTTTGCAAATAATCCCGGACAACCTTACTGTGCAGCTGTTGTAGCGCCTAAAGTTAATAAATTCAGACAAAATTTTAAGCACTTACTTAAATCTGAAATGTAA
- the gyrA gene encoding DNA gyrase subunit A yields MDENSKQRVIPINIEEEMKSAYIDYSMSVIVSRAIPDVRDGLKPVHRRVLYGMFDLGVTSGKSYKKSARIVGEVLGKYHPHGDSSVYDAMVRMAQPWSLRYPLVDGQGNFGSIDGDNPAAMRYTEARLAKISEELLADIDKDTVDFTDNFDDTLKEPSVLPSKIPNLLINGASGIAVGMATNILPHNLSEVIDGINAYIDDNDIDIEGLIEHVKAPDFPTGGIIYGYDGVKEGLMTGRGRVVVRGKAEIEENGNRSRIIVTEIPYQVNKSLLLMRAADLVNEKKIEGITGIRDESDRNGMRIIFELRKDAVPNVVLNQLYNFTPLQTSYGVNNIALVNGRPKQLNLKDLIRHFVDFRHEVVVRRTKYDLREAEKKAHILEGLLIALDHLDEVIALIRSARTPEDARNGLMSSFELSEEQARAILDLRLQKLTGLERDKIKSDYEELLKKIAYYKEILESESLRMQIIKDELNKVKEDYGDERKTTIEFAAGDMNIEDLIPDEEVIITISHLGYIKRTLATEYRAQSRGGRGSKGGKTRDEDFIEYLFVATTHNTIMFFTELGRCYWLKVYEIPEGTKVSLGRAIQNVINFPKEDSIRALIKVPNLNDKEYLDEHFIMFCTENGVIKKTPLEAFSRPRSNGINAITIRENDRLLEAKLTDGKSEVILASKEGRAIRFNETKVRSMGRTAAGVRGMVLGSDDNKVVGMVCLNPEKSTDTVLVVSEKGYGKRSNLDEYRITNRGGKGVKTINVTDKTGKLVTIKNVSDEDDLMIINRSGILIRMGLENIRVMGRATQGVRLIRLGENDEIAATAKIGKFIVEEIEDDNESQEDETQD; encoded by the coding sequence ATGGACGAAAATTCTAAGCAGAGAGTAATTCCTATTAATATTGAGGAAGAAATGAAATCGGCCTATATAGACTATTCTATGTCTGTTATAGTATCAAGAGCTATTCCTGATGTAAGAGATGGTTTGAAGCCGGTGCATCGCAGAGTTTTATATGGAATGTTTGATTTGGGGGTTACATCCGGCAAGTCTTACAAAAAGTCAGCTAGAATTGTTGGAGAGGTTTTAGGTAAATATCATCCACACGGTGATAGTTCAGTTTACGATGCTATGGTACGTATGGCTCAGCCATGGTCTCTTCGTTATCCACTTGTAGACGGACAGGGTAACTTTGGGTCTATAGATGGTGACAATCCGGCTGCTATGCGTTATACGGAAGCACGTTTGGCAAAAATATCTGAAGAACTTTTAGCAGATATTGATAAAGATACAGTTGACTTTACAGATAATTTTGATGATACCCTAAAAGAACCTAGTGTTTTACCATCTAAAATACCTAATCTTTTAATAAATGGAGCAAGTGGTATAGCTGTTGGTATGGCAACAAATATCTTGCCTCACAATTTATCTGAAGTAATCGATGGAATAAATGCTTATATAGATGATAATGATATAGATATAGAAGGTCTTATTGAGCATGTTAAAGCACCGGATTTTCCAACCGGCGGTATAATATACGGATATGACGGAGTAAAAGAAGGTCTTATGACCGGAAGGGGAAGAGTAGTCGTAAGAGGAAAAGCTGAAATTGAAGAAAATGGAAACCGCTCCAGAATAATCGTTACTGAAATACCATATCAGGTAAATAAGTCCCTTTTGTTAATGCGGGCCGCTGATTTAGTAAATGAAAAGAAAATTGAAGGAATTACAGGGATTAGAGATGAGTCAGATAGAAATGGAATGCGCATTATTTTTGAATTGCGAAAAGATGCTGTTCCAAATGTTGTTTTAAATCAATTGTATAACTTCACACCTCTTCAAACTTCTTACGGAGTTAACAATATTGCTTTGGTAAATGGAAGACCAAAACAGTTAAATCTAAAAGACTTAATCAGGCATTTTGTTGATTTCAGACATGAGGTAGTCGTTCGAAGAACAAAATATGATTTAAGAGAAGCTGAAAAGAAAGCTCATATCTTAGAAGGTTTATTAATTGCCCTTGACCACTTAGATGAAGTAATAGCTTTAATCAGAAGTGCCAGAACTCCTGAAGATGCCAGAAACGGATTGATGTCAAGTTTTGAGTTATCAGAAGAGCAGGCAAGAGCCATACTTGATTTGAGATTACAGAAACTTACCGGCCTGGAAAGAGATAAAATCAAATCAGATTATGAAGAACTACTTAAGAAAATCGCTTATTATAAAGAAATTTTAGAAAGCGAAAGTCTTCGTATGCAAATCATTAAAGATGAGTTGAATAAGGTAAAAGAAGACTATGGTGATGAGCGTAAAACTACCATAGAATTTGCTGCAGGTGACATGAATATTGAAGATTTAATACCTGATGAAGAAGTTATTATTACTATCTCTCACCTTGGTTATATCAAAAGAACTTTAGCTACTGAATACAGAGCTCAAAGTAGAGGTGGCAGAGGGTCAAAAGGTGGGAAAACTCGTGACGAGGACTTTATTGAATATTTATTTGTGGCTACAACCCACAATACTATTATGTTCTTTACAGAATTAGGTCGTTGCTACTGGTTAAAGGTATATGAAATCCCGGAAGGTACAAAAGTAAGTTTGGGAAGAGCTATTCAAAATGTTATCAACTTCCCGAAAGAGGATAGTATTAGAGCATTGATAAAAGTACCTAATTTGAATGATAAAGAATATTTAGATGAACACTTTATCATGTTTTGTACTGAAAATGGGGTAATTAAAAAGACTCCATTGGAAGCCTTTTCCCGTCCACGTTCTAATGGAATTAACGCAATAACCATCCGTGAAAATGACAGATTGCTGGAAGCGAAACTTACAGATGGTAAGAGTGAAGTAATATTGGCCAGTAAAGAGGGGAGAGCTATCCGTTTTAATGAAACGAAAGTTCGTTCAATGGGCCGTACTGCAGCAGGTGTAAGAGGTATGGTTTTAGGGTCTGATGACAATAAAGTAGTTGGTATGGTTTGCTTAAATCCGGAAAAATCAACAGATACCGTTTTAGTTGTTTCTGAAAAAGGTTATGGTAAACGCTCTAATTTAGATGAATACAGAATCACAAACCGAGGTGGTAAGGGTGTTAAAACAATAAATGTCACAGATAAAACAGGTAAACTGGTGACGATTAAAAATGTTTCAGATGAAGATGATTTGATGATTATTAATCGTTCCGGTATTTTGATAAGAATGGGATTAGAAAACATAAGAGTAATGGGTAGAGCTACACAAGGTGTAAGACTTATCCGTTTGGGTGAAAATGATGAAATAGCAGCTACAGCTAAAATTGGCAAGTTTATTGTGGAAGAAATTGAAGATGATAATGAATCTCAGGAAGATGAAACTCAGGATTAA
- a CDS encoding tetratricopeptide repeat protein, translated as MKKLLIVLVLTLMVLPLTAQNSKVVSAFNYLNYFNRDNDRGALEKGMEAIDDAILHERTKDQGRTWYYRGLIYHTMYEDPEYQEKYPHSLDEAARSYEKALTVDDRRFRNRDEAIQNLNTISMLYFQRGVESFTQNNPSQAYQDFKKNIELFNFFNENDIPSAIDIEATTLNAALAASQINKTSEAKELFRNLIDLEYDNPAIFQSLARMQLDEGDEEASLATLRSGIEKYPDNIGLIIDELNIYLANERHEEAIAKLQEAINVDKENAQLYYALGTAYDNIEDKENAEATYKKALELDPTYFDVYNNLGALYYNQAIVINQRINEEGRQLSDRKYKELVDQRDKLYEKALPYFKDGAALDINLEDPAMRSSYIGLLNAKREIYARLGNYDKVSEIRAQIQSLQ; from the coding sequence ATGAAAAAACTACTAATTGTTTTAGTACTAACGCTTATGGTACTTCCGCTTACAGCTCAAAATTCAAAAGTTGTCAGTGCATTTAATTATTTAAACTACTTTAACCGGGATAACGACAGGGGAGCTCTTGAAAAAGGAATGGAAGCTATAGATGATGCCATTCTTCATGAGCGAACTAAAGATCAGGGAAGAACCTGGTACTATAGAGGTTTGATTTATCATACAATGTATGAAGACCCTGAATATCAGGAAAAATACCCGCATTCATTAGATGAAGCAGCTCGTTCTTATGAAAAAGCACTTACTGTAGATGACAGAAGATTCAGAAACAGGGATGAAGCTATTCAAAATCTGAACACGATTTCTATGTTATATTTTCAAAGGGGTGTGGAAAGTTTTACACAAAACAACCCCTCACAAGCATATCAGGATTTCAAAAAGAATATAGAATTATTTAATTTCTTTAATGAAAACGATATTCCTTCGGCTATAGATATTGAAGCGACTACATTAAATGCAGCTTTAGCTGCCAGTCAGATTAACAAAACTTCAGAGGCTAAAGAATTATTTCGTAATCTAATTGATTTGGAATATGATAATCCTGCTATTTTTCAATCTTTAGCCCGAATGCAATTAGATGAGGGTGATGAAGAAGCTTCTTTAGCTACTTTAAGAAGTGGTATTGAAAAGTATCCGGATAATATCGGTTTGATAATCGATGAATTGAATATATATTTAGCTAATGAAAGGCATGAGGAGGCTATAGCTAAACTTCAGGAAGCCATTAATGTAGATAAAGAAAATGCTCAATTATATTATGCTTTAGGAACTGCTTATGATAATATTGAGGACAAAGAAAATGCTGAAGCTACTTATAAAAAAGCTTTAGAACTTGATCCTACTTATTTTGATGTTTATAACAATCTGGGAGCATTGTATTACAATCAGGCTATTGTTATAAATCAAAGAATTAATGAGGAAGGCAGACAGTTGAGTGACCGTAAGTATAAAGAATTAGTTGATCAAAGAGATAAACTATATGAAAAAGCTTTACCGTATTTTAAAGATGGTGCTGCTTTAGATATAAATTTAGAAGATCCTGCAATGCGATCTTCATATATAGGTCTGTTGAATGCTAAAAGAGAAATTTATGCTCGTTTAGGAAATTACGATAAAGTATCAGAAATCAGAGCTCAAATACAAAGCTTACAATAA
- a CDS encoding T9SS C-terminal target domain-containing protein: MKKSFLTTLILTICFQLIADEWIEKNSYPGVPRHHPVTWGIGDYGYLLTGGNAQNVPLNDFYKYDAANDSWEQLQDFPGTARSFSIGAVYNGIGYIGFGATSTEYLDDLWSYDPVTEQWTQLANCPCLGRQHPAFVAHNGKIFAGLGNHNQNLNDWWVYDIELDSWRQLDDLPGPPRHHPYHFAVGDYVYAGLGHGNGPGIVIYDDWYKFDPENETWTTLNDHPGEERVAGSQFSHGNYGYVLSGDGNDHSYMETGEFWQYDPETDTWTELEPHPNQSRWAPNAFVVHDTVYFTSGVSKATSVIHNDVWAYTLPEIEEEQPVNVTELANNLSVRIYPNPAQEFLTIEISNADLDDLQINVYDIKGQLVKETAFKNNLNISYLNKGTYILRITSEDGVKSEQKFTKQ, from the coding sequence ATGAAAAAAAGTTTTTTAACTACTTTAATACTGACAATTTGTTTTCAGTTAATTGCTGACGAATGGATTGAAAAAAATTCTTATCCCGGAGTTCCCAGACATCACCCGGTAACTTGGGGAATTGGTGATTACGGATATCTTTTAACAGGTGGCAATGCACAGAACGTTCCTCTGAATGATTTTTATAAGTATGATGCGGCCAATGACTCCTGGGAACAATTGCAAGATTTCCCGGGTACAGCCAGATCTTTTTCAATTGGTGCTGTATACAACGGCATTGGATACATTGGATTTGGTGCAACTTCAACTGAATATCTCGATGATTTATGGAGTTATGATCCGGTTACAGAACAATGGACACAATTGGCCAATTGCCCTTGCTTAGGTAGGCAACATCCGGCTTTTGTAGCACATAATGGAAAAATATTTGCCGGATTGGGAAATCATAATCAAAATCTAAATGACTGGTGGGTATATGACATAGAATTAGATTCATGGAGACAATTGGATGATTTACCGGGTCCTCCTAGACATCACCCTTATCATTTTGCAGTTGGGGATTATGTGTATGCAGGATTAGGACATGGTAACGGACCCGGAATTGTTATTTATGACGATTGGTATAAATTTGATCCGGAAAATGAAACCTGGACAACATTAAATGACCACCCGGGAGAAGAAAGAGTTGCAGGTTCACAGTTTTCTCACGGAAACTACGGTTATGTTCTTAGCGGAGACGGTAATGACCACAGCTACATGGAAACCGGTGAGTTCTGGCAATACGATCCGGAAACTGATACCTGGACAGAATTAGAGCCACACCCAAACCAAAGTCGTTGGGCACCAAATGCATTCGTAGTTCACGACACAGTTTATTTTACTTCAGGAGTTAGTAAAGCTACTTCGGTAATCCATAATGACGTTTGGGCTTATACTTTACCGGAAATCGAAGAAGAACAACCCGTGAACGTTACAGAACTAGCTAATAATTTATCTGTTAGAATTTATCCGAATCCGGCACAAGAGTTTTTAACAATAGAAATTTCTAATGCAGACCTGGATGATTTACAAATAAACGTCTACGACATTAAAGGACAACTGGTTAAAGAAACTGCTTTTAAAAATAACTTGAACATCTCCTATTTAAATAAGGGTACATATATACTCAGAATTACATCTGAAGACGGAGTTAAAAGTGAACAAAAGTTTACTAAACAGTAA
- a CDS encoding T9SS C-terminal target domain-containing protein, whose protein sequence is MIKYIFVLLCFFFITLHFMQNVQSYSIGAPSGFSGAPGNFNNTCAGAGCHFGTTTEVYNNIIANIDTSGYLPGESYTINTFISHPDRNVFGFQMTAQTLDGQYLGTFLSNSHETQTTSNDRYITHTNLGIEVNDTIKEWDFQWIAPSGEPEENVTFFAAYNAADGDGTPNGDIIYTSSVTYNYKVVSNAPSLSKNLSKGTVFPNPAEDIFHITFDTTCDIAEFSFYTVEGRKLLTLRKNVLDNHKTTFSVGEIGLTTGRYIIKIVGCNKSISMPLIILSE, encoded by the coding sequence ATGATTAAATATATTTTTGTATTGTTGTGCTTTTTTTTTATTACTCTGCATTTTATGCAAAATGTACAATCATACTCTATAGGAGCTCCTTCCGGATTTTCCGGTGCCCCGGGAAATTTCAATAATACCTGTGCCGGTGCCGGTTGTCATTTTGGAACAACCACAGAGGTTTATAACAACATTATAGCAAATATTGATACATCAGGCTATTTACCGGGAGAATCTTATACAATAAATACTTTTATCAGTCATCCGGATAGAAATGTTTTTGGTTTTCAAATGACAGCTCAAACTTTGGATGGCCAGTATTTAGGCACATTTTTAAGTAATTCACATGAAACTCAAACAACAAGCAATGATCGCTATATAACGCATACTAATTTGGGTATAGAAGTTAATGATACTATTAAGGAATGGGACTTTCAGTGGATTGCTCCCTCAGGCGAACCGGAAGAAAATGTCACTTTTTTTGCTGCTTACAATGCTGCTGATGGTGACGGGACACCCAACGGAGATATAATTTACACCTCAAGTGTTACCTATAATTATAAAGTTGTAAGTAATGCCCCTTCCCTATCAAAAAACTTATCAAAAGGGACTGTTTTTCCAAATCCTGCTGAAGATATTTTTCATATTACTTTTGATACAACTTGTGATATCGCTGAATTTTCATTTTATACTGTTGAAGGAAGAAAATTGCTGACATTGAGAAAAAATGTTTTAGATAATCACAAAACTACTTTTTCAGTCGGAGAAATCGGGCTAACTACAGGCAGATATATCATCAAAATCGTTGGATGCAACAAGTCGATTTCAATGCCTTTGATAATCTTAAGTGAATAA
- a CDS encoding acylase: protein MKHFSTLLAILFSGTITLHAEINPENITIVRDQWGVPHIFTKTNAEAAFGLAWAHAEDDFYTIQEVYLTAKGFMGRIKGREGAVRDFLLHACRIRETVEKKFETDLSAEFKDYLKAYAAGLNAYAAANPNQVVHRKLFPIGPQDALVSSMFTLTIVTGVHNYIQDVIEENLVDLPQNIGSNTYAVNSNMSEDGSTYLAVNPHTPMEGSFSWYEVYLNSEEGLNILGGTFPGGVNVYSGTNKNLGWAHTWNGLNLVDVYQLEMHPSKKYKYRFDDKWLELVKHPIWLRVALIGKISIPVRRVTYESIHGPVFKTNQGYFAIRYALYNDIRAIEQWYRMNLANDFNEFYDALSMNALPRFNIVYADRDDNIFYLNTGLIPKRNEGFDYTKVLPGNTSASFWNEVYTVDELPQLLNPVCGFLFNVNNSPFSASCAEENLQAENFSPDMGFRINDNNRAYRFKEIIAKYEKINFEEFKAIKWDESFPENSVFLESLLPIFDLPPSRFPRVSGTIKQIQSWNGVADLESTGASLMLLTFQYIFDKLDLDDAAFLSGISIDEELYVEALYYAQNHLITHFDNTEVPLGVLQRHVRGEKSLPVSGFPDVLTARYGVKNERGEFDIMIGDAYTMFVRFSKENEYPEVETLHPFGSSSRPESPHYTDQMELYINKQTKTMTLNPEEIMEKAVKIYNPM, encoded by the coding sequence ATGAAACATTTTTCAACTTTATTAGCAATTTTATTTTCCGGAACAATCACTCTTCACGCTGAAATAAATCCCGAAAACATTACCATTGTAAGAGATCAGTGGGGAGTGCCTCATATCTTTACCAAAACTAATGCAGAAGCCGCTTTTGGATTGGCATGGGCTCATGCTGAAGATGACTTTTATACCATACAGGAAGTATACCTTACTGCTAAGGGCTTTATGGGAAGAATAAAGGGCAGGGAAGGGGCCGTAAGAGATTTTCTTCTGCATGCCTGTAGAATTAGGGAAACTGTTGAAAAGAAGTTTGAAACGGACTTGTCTGCAGAGTTTAAAGATTATCTTAAAGCATATGCAGCGGGTTTAAACGCTTATGCCGCAGCTAACCCTAATCAGGTAGTACACCGAAAATTATTTCCGATAGGTCCACAGGATGCTCTTGTAAGTTCAATGTTTACATTAACTATAGTTACGGGTGTGCATAATTATATTCAAGATGTAATTGAGGAAAATTTAGTAGATCTTCCACAAAATATAGGCTCAAATACCTATGCTGTAAATAGCAATATGTCTGAGGATGGTAGTACATATTTAGCTGTAAACCCTCACACCCCTATGGAGGGCAGCTTTTCCTGGTATGAAGTTTACTTAAACTCTGAAGAAGGTCTAAATATTCTAGGAGGAACATTTCCCGGAGGAGTTAATGTTTATTCCGGCACCAATAAAAATTTAGGTTGGGCTCATACCTGGAATGGACTCAATTTGGTTGATGTGTATCAGCTGGAAATGCATCCTTCAAAAAAGTATAAATATAGGTTTGACGATAAATGGTTGGAATTGGTTAAGCATCCAATTTGGTTGAGGGTAGCGCTTATAGGTAAAATTAGCATACCGGTTCGAAGAGTTACTTACGAAAGTATACATGGTCCGGTTTTTAAAACAAATCAGGGGTATTTTGCCATTCGATATGCACTATACAATGATATTCGAGCAATAGAGCAATGGTACAGAATGAATCTAGCTAATGATTTTAATGAATTTTACGATGCTTTGTCCATGAATGCACTGCCAAGATTCAATATAGTGTATGCGGATCGAGATGATAATATATTTTATTTGAATACCGGACTGATACCAAAAAGGAATGAGGGTTTTGATTATACAAAAGTTCTGCCCGGTAATACTTCCGCAAGTTTTTGGAATGAAGTATATACTGTAGATGAATTACCGCAATTATTAAATCCGGTTTGCGGATTTTTGTTTAATGTGAATAATTCTCCTTTTTCTGCAAGCTGTGCTGAAGAAAATCTACAGGCTGAAAATTTCAGTCCTGATATGGGTTTTCGAATTAATGATAACAATAGAGCTTATAGGTTTAAAGAAATCATTGCGAAATACGAAAAAATAAATTTTGAGGAGTTTAAGGCAATTAAATGGGATGAAAGCTTTCCTGAAAATTCTGTTTTTTTGGAGAGTTTATTACCTATTTTTGATTTACCTCCATCAAGATTTCCACGAGTTTCCGGAACTATTAAGCAAATACAAAGCTGGAATGGAGTAGCAGATTTAGAAAGCACAGGAGCCAGCTTAATGCTGCTGACATTTCAATACATTTTTGACAAATTAGATTTAGATGATGCTGCTTTTTTATCCGGTATAAGCATTGATGAAGAACTTTATGTTGAAGCCTTATACTATGCTCAAAATCACTTAATTACTCATTTTGACAATACAGAAGTTCCTCTGGGAGTTCTGCAAAGACACGTAAGAGGTGAAAAAAGTTTACCGGTTTCAGGCTTCCCGGATGTATTAACTGCCCGCTATGGAGTAAAAAATGAAAGGGGAGAATTTGATATTATGATAGGTGATGCATATACCATGTTTGTCAGATTTTCTAAGGAAAATGAATACCCTGAAGTAGAAACCTTACATCCATTTGGAAGTTCTTCCAGACCGGAAAGCCCACATTATACAGATCAAATGGAATTGTACATAAATAAACAAACAAAAACCATGACCCTCAACCCGGAGGAAATAATGGAAAAGGCCGTTAAAATTTACAATCCTATGTAG
- a CDS encoding class C beta-lactamase-related serine hydrolase — MKIKLVISFMVLLSLASCNNVYRIAKHNIPGITDYLVFDLDIIDKPDTAFIFPQSDQALLLPSPSDWVTGKHVSKRQDFETFLRRTGTVSFLIIKNDSILYENYFHNYRQSTAAQVFSITKSLVSALVGIAIEEGYITDINQKVSDFIPAYKEDGRDAITVMHLLNMTDGLNFSDYTTMHLLLGMYYHNNQKAYVDKIKLKHNPGEVFEYKSVSTLILGMVLEQATGRPLAKYIEEKIWKPLGMEYTAAMMLDSPDGTPLAYGGLVARARDLAKIGRLYINKGNWEGTQIIPEKWVENSFLRDTVFGQYYNYNKSWWLDTYIDRPLFEKRDLFAGGYAGQVLYINPEHDLIIVRQGNKRSGIKWGNSISKLAFLIVNEKNDEEPFFIDKNFLAGNYKNHSGINFEIKIVNNRLLITDGFVTIPLEKESMLNYRNRKENIQLFIDYIEGEVNGLFLDRNRSIEYFSKDVEFIVEVD; from the coding sequence ATGAAAATTAAATTAGTTATATCCTTCATGGTTTTGTTAAGTTTAGCTTCCTGTAATAATGTTTACAGGATAGCTAAACATAACATTCCCGGTATAACGGATTATTTAGTTTTTGATTTAGATATAATAGACAAACCGGATACGGCTTTTATTTTTCCACAGAGTGATCAAGCCTTGCTTCTTCCAAGTCCGTCAGACTGGGTAACCGGTAAGCACGTAAGCAAAAGACAAGATTTTGAAACATTTTTAAGACGTACAGGTACGGTTAGTTTTTTAATAATAAAAAATGACAGCATTCTTTATGAAAACTATTTTCATAATTACAGGCAGTCTACTGCAGCTCAAGTTTTTTCAATTACTAAATCATTGGTTTCTGCTTTAGTCGGTATTGCTATTGAAGAAGGGTATATTACAGATATTAACCAAAAAGTATCTGATTTTATTCCGGCATATAAAGAAGATGGCCGGGATGCCATTACAGTAATGCACTTGTTAAACATGACCGACGGATTAAATTTTTCAGACTATACCACTATGCATTTACTTTTAGGAATGTATTATCATAACAATCAAAAGGCATATGTTGATAAGATTAAGCTTAAGCATAATCCCGGCGAAGTTTTTGAATATAAATCTGTTTCGACTTTAATTTTGGGGATGGTTTTGGAGCAAGCTACCGGAAGGCCATTAGCTAAGTATATAGAAGAAAAGATTTGGAAACCGCTAGGAATGGAATATACAGCAGCTATGATGCTTGACAGCCCTGATGGCACCCCATTGGCATATGGCGGATTAGTTGCCAGAGCAAGAGATTTAGCTAAAATTGGTCGTTTATATATTAATAAAGGAAACTGGGAGGGAACTCAGATAATTCCTGAAAAATGGGTAGAAAACTCTTTTTTGAGAGACACTGTTTTTGGACAATATTATAATTATAATAAATCATGGTGGTTGGATACCTATATTGACAGGCCACTTTTTGAAAAGAGGGATTTATTTGCGGGTGGATATGCAGGACAGGTTTTATACATAAATCCGGAGCATGATTTGATTATTGTCAGACAGGGAAATAAACGTTCCGGAATCAAATGGGGTAATTCTATTTCAAAATTAGCTTTTTTGATTGTAAATGAAAAAAATGACGAAGAGCCTTTTTTTATAGATAAAAACTTTTTGGCCGGAAATTATAAAAACCACTCAGGTATAAACTTTGAAATTAAAATAGTGAATAACAGATTGTTAATTACCGATGGTTTTGTTACGATTCCACTTGAAAAAGAAAGTATGTTAAATTACAGAAATCGTAAAGAAAACATTCAATTATTTATAGATTATATAGAAGGTGAAGTAAATGGTTTATTTCTGGACAGAAACCGTTCAATTGAATATTTCTCAAAGGATGTAGAATTTATAGTAGAGGTCGATTAA
- a CDS encoding universal stress protein translates to MKNILFPTDFSDAALNAFQYTLEFAKKMNAKITLLHVYRIPIVDANMPGELINQMSKELKEQAEKNLKNLIDNALLKPENADKKELEFDLLVKQGFAVDEVVYAAQHLKADIITMGTTGASGFREIVIGSNTSKVIAKSDIPVLAIPENAVYKHIEKIVYASDFHETDSIALQQLVKIAANFDAGITILHIVESYEIVNKEKIKSLKATIQTQLNYEKINFDFRVYSNLFDGIEEYIQTDKVDWLATLNRKRNMFEKLFNRSFTRKMAFHTKVPLLAFKE, encoded by the coding sequence ATGAAAAATATCCTATTTCCAACTGATTTTTCTGATGCAGCCTTAAATGCTTTTCAATATACACTTGAGTTTGCTAAAAAAATGAATGCAAAGATTACATTATTGCACGTTTACAGAATTCCAATAGTAGATGCCAATATGCCCGGTGAATTAATCAATCAAATGAGCAAAGAGTTAAAAGAACAGGCTGAGAAGAATCTTAAAAATTTAATCGACAATGCTCTTTTGAAACCGGAAAATGCGGATAAAAAGGAATTAGAATTCGACTTATTAGTCAAACAGGGTTTTGCTGTTGATGAGGTAGTTTATGCAGCTCAGCATTTAAAAGCCGATATAATTACAATGGGCACAACCGGTGCCAGCGGCTTTAGGGAAATTGTTATTGGAAGTAATACATCAAAAGTTATTGCTAAATCAGACATTCCTGTACTAGCAATACCTGAAAATGCTGTTTATAAGCATATTGAAAAGATAGTTTATGCATCAGATTTTCATGAAACGGATTCAATTGCTCTTCAACAATTAGTGAAAATTGCAGCTAATTTTGATGCAGGAATCACTATTCTGCATATCGTAGAAAGCTATGAAATCGTCAATAAAGAGAAAATTAAAAGTTTGAAAGCTACTATACAAACACAATTGAATTACGAAAAGATAAATTTTGATTTTAGAGTTTATTCCAATTTATTTGATGGTATTGAAGAATATATACAAACTGATAAAGTTGACTGGTTAGCTACCTTAAACCGAAAAAGAAATATGTTTGAAAAGCTTTTTAACAGGAGTTTTACCCGAAAAATGGCTTTTCATACTAAAGTGCCATTACTTGCATTCAAAGAATAG